Proteins encoded within one genomic window of Rhizobium acidisoli:
- a CDS encoding ABC transporter permease, which yields MMQLFDIIGSAGLWAAILRIATPLIFGTLGALLCERAGVLNLGIEGIMTFGAMIGWLSVYHGADLWTGLLIAGIAGGVFGLLHASLTVTLGLSQHVSGLGVTLFASSFSYYVFRLIVPLANTPPTIVPFQPIAIPGLSTLPFIGPAFFTQTAPTYLAITIALLMAYIIFRTPVGLAICMTGENPHAAEAQGVNPMKVRYGAVIAGSALMGMGGAFLTLSAFNSFFPTMVQGRGWICIALVVFASWRPGRALFGALLFAFFDAFQLRLQTALSGLVPYQLFLMTPYILSIAALAVMARRARVPQALMQPYRRGER from the coding sequence ATGATGCAACTGTTCGACATCATCGGTTCCGCGGGGCTCTGGGCGGCAATCCTGCGCATCGCCACGCCGCTGATTTTCGGCACGCTTGGCGCATTGCTCTGCGAACGGGCCGGCGTGCTCAATCTCGGTATAGAAGGCATCATGACCTTCGGGGCGATGATCGGCTGGCTTTCCGTTTATCACGGCGCCGATCTCTGGACCGGCCTTCTGATCGCCGGCATCGCCGGCGGCGTCTTCGGCCTGCTGCACGCGTCGCTGACGGTGACGCTCGGCCTCTCCCAGCATGTCTCCGGTCTCGGCGTCACGCTGTTTGCCTCCAGTTTCAGCTATTATGTCTTCCGGCTGATCGTGCCGCTTGCCAATACGCCACCCACCATCGTGCCGTTCCAGCCGATCGCCATTCCTGGGCTTTCGACCCTGCCTTTCATCGGGCCGGCCTTCTTCACGCAGACGGCGCCGACCTATCTCGCGATCACCATCGCCCTGCTGATGGCCTACATCATCTTTCGCACACCGGTGGGGCTTGCGATCTGCATGACCGGCGAAAATCCGCACGCGGCGGAAGCACAGGGCGTCAATCCAATGAAGGTGCGCTATGGCGCGGTGATCGCTGGAAGCGCGTTGATGGGAATGGGCGGGGCCTTCCTGACATTGTCGGCGTTCAACAGTTTCTTCCCGACCATGGTGCAGGGACGCGGCTGGATCTGCATCGCACTCGTCGTGTTCGCCTCCTGGCGCCCGGGCCGCGCGCTTTTTGGCGCCCTGCTTTTTGCCTTTTTCGACGCCTTTCAGCTTCGTCTGCAAACCGCGCTGAGCGGGCTTGTGCCCTATCAGCTGTTCCTGATGACCCCCTATATCCTGTCCATCGCCGCCCTTGCCGTCATGGCCCGCCGCGCCCGCGTTCCGCAGGCGCTGATGCAGCCCTATCGACGCGGCGAACGCTGA
- a CDS encoding amidohydrolase family protein, with product MFDLIVRNANLPDGSESIDIGIQGGKIIALQRNLQAQAGEEIDATGRLVSPPFVDPHFHMDATLSLGLPRMNVSGTLLEGIALWGELRPIVTREELVDRALRYCDLAVTQGLLFIRSHVDTSDPRLVTVEAMIEVREKVAPYIDLQLVAFPQDGYYRSPGAIDTLNRALDMGVDIVGGIPHFERTMGEGTASVEALCRIAADRGLPVDMHCDETDDPHSRHIETLAAETIRFGLKGRVAGSHLTSMHSMDNYYVSKLISLMAEAEINVIPNPLINIMLQGRHDTYPKRRGMTRVRELMDAGLNVSFGHDCVMDPWYSMGSGDMLEVGHMAIHVAQMAGIDDKKRIFEALTVNSARTMGLAGYGLEKGCNADLVILQASDTLEALRLKPNRLAVIRRGKVVAHSAPRIGELFLDGRPARIDGGLDYIPRY from the coding sequence ATGTTCGATCTGATCGTCAGAAATGCAAATCTCCCCGATGGCTCAGAGAGTATCGATATCGGCATCCAGGGCGGCAAGATCATCGCTCTTCAGCGCAATCTCCAGGCGCAGGCGGGTGAAGAGATCGACGCGACCGGTCGGCTGGTCAGCCCGCCCTTCGTCGATCCGCATTTCCATATGGATGCCACCCTGTCTCTCGGCTTGCCACGCATGAATGTATCCGGCACGCTGCTTGAAGGAATCGCGCTCTGGGGCGAGCTGCGCCCGATCGTGACGAGAGAAGAACTGGTCGATCGTGCGTTGCGCTATTGCGACCTGGCTGTCACCCAGGGGCTGCTCTTCATTCGCAGCCATGTCGACACCAGCGATCCGAGACTGGTGACCGTCGAGGCGATGATCGAGGTTCGCGAAAAGGTCGCCCCCTATATCGACCTGCAATTGGTCGCTTTTCCTCAGGATGGCTATTACCGCTCGCCCGGCGCGATCGACACCCTCAACCGCGCCCTCGACATGGGTGTCGATATCGTTGGCGGCATTCCCCACTTCGAACGGACGATGGGCGAAGGCACGGCGTCGGTCGAGGCGCTCTGCCGCATCGCTGCCGACCGCGGCCTGCCGGTCGACATGCATTGCGACGAAACCGATGATCCGCACTCGCGCCATATCGAGACGCTGGCAGCGGAGACCATTCGCTTCGGACTCAAGGGGCGCGTCGCCGGCTCGCATCTGACCTCGATGCATTCGATGGACAATTATTATGTCTCCAAGCTCATTTCGTTGATGGCGGAGGCTGAGATCAATGTCATCCCCAACCCGCTGATCAACATCATGCTGCAGGGCCGGCACGACACCTATCCGAAACGCCGCGGCATGACCCGCGTGCGCGAATTGATGGATGCGGGGCTTAATGTTTCCTTTGGGCACGATTGCGTCATGGACCCCTGGTACTCGATGGGATCGGGCGACATGCTGGAAGTCGGCCATATGGCGATCCATGTCGCGCAGATGGCCGGCATCGACGACAAGAAGAGGATCTTCGAGGCGCTGACCGTCAATTCGGCGAGGACGATGGGGCTTGCAGGCTATGGCCTTGAAAAGGGATGCAACGCCGACCTCGTCATCCTCCAGGCGAGCGACACGCTGGAAGCGCTGCGGCTGAAGCCGAACCGGCTGGCGGTGATCCGGCGCGGCAAGGTCGTCGCCCACTCGGCGCCGCGCATCGGCGAGCTTTTCCTGGACGGGCGCCCCGCCCGGATCGATGGCGGCCTGGACTATATCCCTCGCTATTGA
- a CDS encoding class I SAM-dependent methyltransferase has protein sequence MALDRADFYDAELARHNRHLQIAAGVGADDRVLDIGCGAGQTTREAARAAAQGEALGVDVSAEMLEVARRRSAAEGLRNVAFDQADAQSHIFPPASFDLCISRFGVMFFADPAAAFANIGRALRPGARLVWMVWQSRERNTWSGAIRQALGTETAVSAGAPDPYSLGDPSVATELLSTAGFTSIDFIDVREPVFYGPDADAASNAVAGLYLVTDALARTNKQPDRPLQRLRDLMEAHMTPEGVLFDSQAWIITARRAPG, from the coding sequence ATGGCGTTGGATCGTGCCGACTTTTATGATGCGGAATTGGCAAGACATAATCGGCATCTGCAAATTGCCGCCGGCGTTGGCGCGGATGATCGCGTGCTCGATATCGGCTGCGGCGCAGGGCAAACGACGCGCGAGGCCGCCCGCGCCGCAGCGCAAGGAGAAGCGCTCGGTGTGGACGTTTCGGCTGAAATGCTCGAGGTCGCAAGGCGACGGAGTGCCGCGGAGGGTTTGCGAAATGTGGCTTTCGATCAAGCAGACGCGCAGTCCCACATCTTCCCGCCGGCCAGTTTCGACCTCTGCATCAGCCGGTTCGGGGTAATGTTTTTTGCCGATCCGGCGGCGGCCTTTGCCAATATCGGCCGGGCGCTGCGGCCGGGCGCGCGCCTTGTGTGGATGGTGTGGCAGAGCCGGGAGCGCAACACATGGTCCGGCGCCATCCGGCAGGCCCTCGGGACCGAAACTGCCGTTTCCGCAGGAGCTCCCGATCCGTATTCGCTCGGCGATCCCAGCGTAGCCACGGAGCTATTGAGCACGGCCGGCTTTACCTCCATCGACTTTATCGACGTGCGGGAGCCGGTTTTCTATGGACCGGACGCCGATGCCGCATCCAATGCAGTTGCCGGCCTCTATCTTGTCACGGACGCGCTCGCCCGCACGAACAAACAGCCTGACAGGCCATTGCAGCGGCTGCGCGATTTAATGGAGGCGCATATGACCCCGGAAGGTGTGTTGTTCGACTCGCAGGCGTGGATCATCACCGCTCGCCGGGCGCCGGGGTAA
- the msrA gene encoding peptide-methionine (S)-S-oxide reductase MsrA, whose amino-acid sequence MTEERAVLAGGCFWGMQDLIRRYKGVLSTRVGYTGGDVPNATYRNHGTHAEAIEIIFDPAKISYREILEFFFQIHDPSTRNRQGNDVGASYRSAIFYTSPEQERVAKDTIADVDASGLWPGKVVTEVVPVSDFWEAEPEHQDYLERIPNGYTCHFVRPGWKLPIRQKIA is encoded by the coding sequence ATGACCGAAGAACGTGCAGTGCTCGCCGGTGGCTGCTTCTGGGGCATGCAGGACCTCATCCGCCGATACAAAGGCGTGCTTTCGACCCGCGTCGGCTATACCGGCGGCGACGTGCCGAACGCCACCTACCGCAACCATGGAACCCATGCCGAGGCGATCGAGATCATCTTCGATCCAGCCAAGATCAGCTATCGCGAAATCCTCGAATTCTTCTTCCAGATCCATGATCCGAGCACGCGCAACCGCCAGGGCAATGATGTCGGCGCGAGCTACCGCTCGGCGATATTCTACACCAGCCCCGAGCAGGAACGCGTCGCAAAGGATACGATCGCCGATGTCGACGCATCCGGCCTCTGGCCCGGCAAGGTCGTCACCGAAGTCGTGCCGGTGAGCGATTTCTGGGAAGCCGAACCCGAGCACCAGGATTATCTGGAGCGGATCCCCAACGGCTATACCTGCCACTTCGTCCGGCCCGGCTGGAAACTGCCGATCCGCCAGAAGATCGCCTGA